One window from the genome of Euryarchaeota archaeon encodes:
- the queC gene encoding 7-cyano-7-deazaguanine synthase QueC — protein MSVAVCLVSGGLDSTVAAAIAKAEGFTLHGLTIDYGQRHRREIEAARQVAKKLGFLGHITVRVDLSAFGGSALTDRKMKVPRGRSAREMSSDIPVTYVPARNTVMLSIALAYAEVIEAEAIFIGANAIDYSGYPDCRPEYMESFERMAGLATKRGVGGEATKIRAPLIHLTKAAIVELGTKLGAPLDLTWSCYLGGKRPCGTCDSCILRAKGFEEAELADPALKSTARGKKGGRAGSSNKERGRLPGRRLGGARRPGGR, from the coding sequence TTGAGTGTTGCGGTCTGTCTCGTTTCCGGCGGCCTCGATTCCACGGTGGCTGCGGCGATCGCCAAGGCCGAAGGCTTCACACTCCACGGGCTCACGATCGATTATGGTCAGCGCCATCGAAGGGAGATCGAGGCGGCGCGGCAAGTCGCGAAGAAGCTGGGTTTCCTCGGACACATCACGGTAAGGGTCGACCTTTCGGCATTCGGCGGCTCGGCGCTCACTGACCGGAAGATGAAGGTCCCAAGAGGGCGCTCGGCCCGCGAAATGTCCTCCGACATCCCCGTCACGTACGTCCCGGCGAGGAACACGGTGATGCTCTCGATCGCGCTTGCGTATGCCGAGGTGATCGAGGCGGAGGCCATTTTCATCGGCGCCAACGCGATAGATTACTCTGGGTACCCGGATTGCCGCCCCGAGTACATGGAAAGTTTCGAACGGATGGCCGGCCTCGCGACCAAACGCGGGGTGGGCGGAGAAGCGACGAAGATCCGCGCGCCGCTCATACACTTGACTAAGGCCGCGATCGTGGAGTTGGGGACAAAACTCGGGGCGCCGCTCGACCTGACGTGGAGTTGTTACCTGGGGGGGAAACGGCCGTGCGGGACCTGCGATTCCTGCATTCTCCGCGCGAAAGGGTTCGAGGAGGCGGAACTCGCGGACCCGGCGTTGAAGAGCACAGCGCGGGGAAAAAAAGGCGGACGAGCCGGCTCAAGCAATAAGGAAAGGGGGCGCCTGCCCGGACGTAGGCTTGGCGGAGCGCGAAGGCCAGGAGGGCGCTGA
- a CDS encoding ABC transporter ATP-binding protein, with the protein MAEREGQEGADVDTIIAAQGLGKRYRSGELSVSALDEVNLKVEKGEMVAIMGPSGCGKTTLLNCLAGLDDPTSGRVELEGRDLSKMSDDERTGYRARRIGFVFQAFNLLPVLTAVENVELPLLVTGTAARDSRRRAEEALALVGLAARVNNRPKELSGGEQQRVAIARSIVNRPAMVFADEPTGNLDGKTGAEVLDILRRFHRENGETFVVVTHDPGIARMADRVVQMDSGRVVGEERNGR; encoded by the coding sequence TTGGCGGAGCGCGAAGGCCAGGAGGGCGCTGACGTGGACACCATCATCGCGGCCCAAGGCCTCGGTAAGCGCTACAGGTCCGGCGAACTTTCGGTAAGCGCCCTCGACGAAGTGAATCTCAAGGTCGAGAAGGGCGAGATGGTCGCTATCATGGGGCCGTCCGGCTGTGGCAAGACCACGTTACTGAACTGCCTTGCCGGCCTCGATGACCCAACAAGCGGCAGAGTCGAGCTTGAAGGACGGGACCTGTCCAAGATGAGCGACGACGAGCGCACGGGTTATCGCGCGAGGCGCATCGGCTTCGTCTTCCAGGCGTTCAACCTTCTCCCCGTCCTTACGGCCGTCGAGAACGTGGAGCTGCCGCTTCTCGTCACCGGCACGGCCGCGCGCGATTCGCGCCGTCGTGCAGAGGAGGCGTTGGCGCTCGTCGGCCTCGCCGCGCGTGTCAACAACCGCCCCAAGGAGCTTTCCGGCGGTGAGCAGCAGCGGGTGGCGATCGCAAGGAGCATCGTGAACAGGCCCGCCATGGTCTTTGCCGACGAACCCACAGGAAACCTCGACGGGAAGACGGGGGCCGAGGTCCTCGATATACTCAGGCGTTTCCACCGGGAGAACGGGGAGACGTTCGTCGTGGTGACGCACGATCCAGGGATCGCACGGATGGCGGATCGCGTCGTCCAGATGGACTCGGGCCGTGTCGTCGGCGAGGAAAGGAACGGTAGATAG